A section of the Serratia liquefaciens ATCC 27592 genome encodes:
- the pcaF gene encoding 3-oxoadipyl-CoA thiolase, with the protein MNQAFICDGVRTPIGRYGGALANVRADDLAALPLRALLARHSQVDWSRVDDVILGCANQAGEDNRNLARMAALLAGLPVNVSGTTLNRLCGSGLDALATAARSIKAGEAGLVLAGGAESMTRAPLVMGKADSAFSRQTQLYDTTLGWRFINPLMQAQYGTESMPETAENVAEKFNVSRADQDAFALRSQQRAARAQALGIFTQEIVPVSLSGKKGAVTLFDQDEHPRADTRLEQLQALKTPFRQPGTVTAGNASGLNDGAAALIVASEAMAVSQGLTPRARIVATATCGVEPGLMGIGPLPATRKVLELAGLSLAQMDVIELNEAFAAQALAVLRQLGLPDDAPQVNPNGGAIALGHPLGMSGARLALAALFELERRSGRYALCTMCIGVGQGIAMIIERV; encoded by the coding sequence ATGAACCAGGCTTTTATCTGCGACGGCGTCCGCACGCCGATTGGCCGTTACGGCGGCGCCCTGGCCAACGTCCGCGCCGATGACTTGGCTGCACTGCCGCTGCGCGCCCTGTTGGCCCGCCACTCGCAGGTGGACTGGTCGAGGGTTGACGACGTGATCCTCGGCTGCGCCAATCAGGCCGGGGAAGACAACCGCAATTTGGCCCGCATGGCGGCATTGCTGGCGGGCCTGCCGGTTAACGTTTCCGGCACCACGCTCAACCGCCTGTGCGGCTCGGGATTGGACGCGCTGGCGACGGCGGCCCGCAGCATCAAGGCCGGTGAAGCCGGTTTGGTATTGGCCGGCGGCGCAGAATCGATGACCCGGGCCCCGTTGGTGATGGGTAAGGCCGACAGCGCCTTCAGCCGTCAGACGCAGCTGTATGACACCACGCTCGGCTGGCGGTTTATCAACCCGCTGATGCAGGCGCAATACGGCACCGAATCCATGCCCGAAACCGCCGAAAACGTAGCGGAAAAATTCAACGTCAGCCGCGCCGATCAGGACGCCTTCGCTCTGCGCAGCCAGCAACGGGCCGCGCGAGCGCAAGCGTTGGGGATATTCACGCAGGAGATCGTGCCGGTCAGCCTCAGCGGCAAGAAAGGCGCGGTCACCCTGTTTGACCAGGACGAACACCCGCGTGCAGATACGCGGCTGGAACAGCTGCAGGCGCTGAAAACCCCGTTCCGCCAACCCGGCACGGTGACCGCCGGCAACGCTTCCGGCCTGAACGACGGCGCAGCGGCGCTGATCGTCGCCTCGGAGGCAATGGCAGTGAGTCAGGGATTAACACCGCGTGCGCGTATCGTCGCGACGGCAACCTGCGGCGTCGAACCCGGTTTAATGGGCATAGGTCCGCTACCGGCCACCCGTAAAGTGCTGGAACTGGCCGGGCTGAGCCTGGCGCAAATGGATGTCATTGAACTGAACGAGGCTTTTGCCGCCCAGGCGCTGGCAGTATTGCGCCAGCTTGGGTTGCCTGACGACGCCCCGCAGGTGAACCCCAACGGCGGCGCGATCGCCCTTGGCCATCCGCTGGGCATGAGCGGCGCGCGTCTGGCGTTAGCTGCCCTGTTCGAACTGGAACGGCGTTCCGGCCGCTACGCGCTTTGCACCATGTGCATCGGCGTCGGCCAGGGCATCGCCATGATTATTGAGCGAGTCTGA
- a CDS encoding alpha/beta hydrolase, producing MKLVAGSYDNGSTVDNEDEILNSFQIRSQAVYQKTRNECNIAYGNSPREVFDWLYSDKPGKGTLIFIHGGYWQFCRKDDFAFIAQVPLSLGIDVVLVEYTLAPEARLDDICRQTGAALDAIQQRLSVCQPAPVYLCGHSAGGHLASVWQHHPVVDATLPISGIFELEPLLNTYVNRRLQLTEQQITQLSPVRHIPQRIKPMTLFYGANELPELIGQSRHYYAALKEKSQPVTLVAVDGANHYNVLDALFAWDGALTHLLTTTGK from the coding sequence ATGAAACTTGTTGCGGGGAGTTACGACAACGGTAGCACGGTGGATAATGAAGATGAGATCCTCAACTCATTTCAAATCCGCAGTCAGGCGGTTTATCAAAAAACTCGCAATGAGTGCAATATTGCCTATGGAAATTCACCGCGAGAAGTTTTTGACTGGTTATATTCCGACAAACCGGGTAAAGGGACCTTAATATTTATTCATGGTGGCTATTGGCAGTTTTGTCGTAAGGATGATTTTGCTTTTATTGCGCAGGTGCCGTTGTCGTTAGGTATTGACGTCGTGCTGGTGGAATATACGTTGGCGCCCGAGGCCCGGCTTGACGATATTTGCCGGCAAACCGGAGCGGCGCTGGACGCGATTCAACAACGGCTTTCCGTCTGTCAGCCGGCGCCAGTGTACCTGTGCGGCCACTCTGCCGGCGGGCATCTGGCCAGCGTCTGGCAGCATCACCCGGTGGTCGACGCGACCTTACCGATCAGCGGCATTTTCGAACTGGAGCCGCTATTAAACACCTACGTTAACCGACGACTGCAGTTGACCGAGCAACAAATTACCCAACTGAGTCCGGTGCGGCATATTCCGCAGCGTATCAAGCCGATGACGCTGTTTTACGGTGCCAATGAGCTGCCGGAATTGATTGGTCAGTCAAGGCACTATTACGCTGCGCTGAAGGAAAAAAGCCAGCCTGTCACCCTGGTCGCCGTCGACGGCGCCAACCATTATAACGTGCTGGATGCCTTGTTCGCCTGGGATGGCGCCCTGACTCACCTGCTAACCACTACGGGGAAATAA
- the paaK gene encoding phenylacetate--CoA ligase PaaK → MTMNPQPLDAIEFASRDEIEALQLERLKWTLHHAYNNVPMYRRKFDQAGVHPDDLKQLSDLARFPYTTKQDLRDNYPFDTFAVPMEQVVRIHASSGTTGRPTVVGYTQRDIDNWADIVARSLRAAGATAKDKVHVAYGYGLFTGGLGAHYGAERLGATVIPMSGGQTERQAQLILDFKPDVIMVTPSYCLTLIDELERKMGGDARGCSLRLGVFGAEPWTEALRHEIESRMGIKALDIYGLSEVMGPGVAMECAESGGGPTIWEDHFLPEIICPETGVTLQDGQHGELVFTTLTKEALPVIRYRTRDLTRLLPGDARQMRRMGKITGRSDDMLIIRGVNVFPSQVEEQIMQFEQLSPHYQLQVSRSGHLDTLAVRVELKEAALSLSHQQRCEICHQLRHHIKSIIGVSTDVSIANCGDIPRSEGKAQRVVDLRPR, encoded by the coding sequence ATGACAATGAATCCACAGCCACTCGACGCCATTGAGTTCGCCTCGCGCGATGAGATTGAGGCGCTGCAACTGGAGCGCCTTAAATGGACGCTGCACCACGCCTACAACAATGTGCCGATGTACCGACGCAAGTTCGATCAGGCGGGCGTCCATCCCGACGATCTCAAACAGCTGAGCGATCTGGCTCGTTTCCCTTATACCACCAAGCAGGACCTGCGCGACAACTACCCGTTCGACACCTTCGCCGTGCCGATGGAACAGGTGGTGCGTATTCATGCCTCGTCAGGGACCACCGGCCGACCGACGGTGGTCGGCTACACCCAGCGGGATATCGATAATTGGGCCGATATCGTCGCGCGCAGCCTGCGTGCCGCCGGCGCTACCGCCAAAGACAAGGTACACGTGGCATACGGCTATGGCCTGTTCACCGGCGGGCTGGGGGCTCATTACGGCGCGGAGCGACTCGGGGCGACGGTGATCCCGATGTCCGGTGGGCAAACCGAAAGGCAGGCGCAGCTGATCCTGGATTTCAAACCCGATGTGATCATGGTGACACCGTCCTACTGCCTGACGCTGATCGACGAGCTGGAACGCAAAATGGGCGGCGACGCCCGTGGCTGCTCGCTGCGCCTCGGCGTCTTTGGTGCCGAACCCTGGACCGAAGCGCTGCGGCATGAAATTGAAAGCCGCATGGGCATCAAGGCGCTGGATATTTACGGCCTGTCCGAAGTGATGGGGCCGGGCGTGGCGATGGAATGCGCCGAAAGCGGCGGCGGCCCGACCATCTGGGAAGACCATTTCCTGCCGGAAATCATCTGTCCGGAAACCGGCGTGACGCTGCAGGACGGCCAACACGGCGAGCTGGTGTTTACCACGCTGACCAAAGAAGCGCTGCCGGTGATCCGCTACCGTACCCGCGACCTCACCCGCCTGCTGCCGGGCGACGCGCGCCAGATGCGTCGCATGGGGAAAATTACCGGCCGCTCCGACGACATGCTGATCATCCGCGGCGTCAACGTGTTCCCGTCGCAGGTGGAAGAGCAAATCATGCAGTTCGAACAGCTGTCGCCACACTATCAGCTGCAGGTCAGCCGCAGCGGGCACCTGGATACCCTGGCGGTGCGCGTTGAATTGAAGGAAGCGGCGCTCAGCCTCAGCCACCAGCAACGCTGTGAGATTTGCCACCAGTTACGCCACCATATCAAGTCGATTATCGGCGTCAGCACCGACGTCAGCATCGCCAACTGCGGCGACATCCCGCGTTCAGAAGGCAAGGCCCAGCGCGTGGTCGATCTGCGGCCTCGCTGA
- a CDS encoding RidA family protein, with protein sequence MRTIIDTGLPEIGQPFSWATQGGGMLFTAHGPVRADGSIETGAPEKQIALTFDNLAQTLKAANSHSDKVLQVIIYLTDVNDVKLLDEIYKKYFNFPYPNRSTVIVDKLVVPGMKIEITVSATV encoded by the coding sequence ATGCGCACCATCATTGACACCGGCCTGCCGGAAATCGGTCAACCTTTCTCCTGGGCTACCCAGGGCGGCGGCATGTTGTTCACCGCCCATGGCCCGGTCAGAGCCGACGGCAGTATTGAAACCGGCGCGCCGGAAAAGCAGATCGCCCTGACATTCGATAATTTGGCTCAAACCCTGAAAGCGGCAAATAGCCACAGCGATAAGGTATTACAGGTCATTATTTATCTGACCGATGTCAATGACGTTAAATTACTCGATGAAATTTATAAAAAATACTTTAACTTCCCTTATCCCAATCGTTCAACGGTGATAGTCGATAAACTGGTGGTGCCCGGCATGAAAATAGAAATAACCGTTAGCGCCACCGTCTGA
- a CDS encoding amino acid permease, translating into MKQIKGFDEIARRQGGLQKQLTAGQMSMLAIGGAIGTGLFLGSAYAIQMAGPSVLLSYFIGGIVALLLMGCLAEMTSEHPTPGSFGDYAEFYISPLFGFLVRYSYWSCVVLAVGTEVTAIGMYMQFWFPTTPIWPWVLLFSAAVILINVIGVKSFGQVEYALSTIKVVAIAAFIAIGIGILMFSANPAFGLQNFTANGGFFPFGVKGMWFAVIVSIFSYLSIEMIAVAAGEAKNPVIAVKTAFKGTILRLFIFYMLSIALMLAIVPWRQSGTGESPFLVAMNVIHLPAAAGIFNFIVLVAALSAMNSQLYITTRMMFSLSRAGQAPAALGRVSKRGIPVSALAMSCIGIVVSIVLSLVYPQKSFAAMMSISVYGACFTWLMIFVTHLFFRRQHRQTHLKFRMWGFPYTTLAGAGLMAALLISTAFTEFFRMTLWFGIPFTLLLVAIYFFYSRHQPVPAVMETPSVE; encoded by the coding sequence ATGAAACAGATAAAAGGTTTTGACGAAATCGCCCGGCGGCAAGGCGGGTTGCAGAAACAGCTCACCGCCGGGCAGATGTCGATGCTGGCGATCGGCGGCGCTATCGGTACCGGGCTGTTTCTCGGCAGTGCCTATGCCATTCAGATGGCCGGGCCCAGCGTATTGCTGAGCTATTTTATCGGCGGCATCGTGGCGTTATTACTGATGGGATGCCTGGCGGAAATGACCTCAGAACACCCGACGCCGGGCTCGTTTGGCGACTATGCCGAATTTTACATCAGTCCGCTGTTTGGTTTTCTGGTGCGTTATTCTTACTGGTCCTGCGTGGTATTGGCGGTGGGGACCGAGGTGACAGCCATCGGCATGTATATGCAGTTCTGGTTCCCGACCACGCCAATCTGGCCCTGGGTGCTGTTGTTCTCTGCGGCGGTGATCCTGATTAACGTGATTGGCGTTAAATCGTTCGGTCAGGTGGAATATGCGCTGTCGACCATCAAGGTGGTGGCCATTGCCGCCTTTATCGCCATCGGCATCGGTATTCTGATGTTTTCTGCCAACCCGGCCTTTGGTCTGCAAAACTTTACTGCCAACGGTGGCTTCTTCCCGTTTGGCGTGAAAGGCATGTGGTTTGCGGTGATCGTGTCGATTTTCAGCTACCTGAGCATCGAGATGATCGCCGTCGCCGCCGGTGAGGCCAAGAACCCGGTGATTGCGGTAAAAACCGCGTTCAAGGGCACCATTTTACGACTGTTCATTTTCTACATGCTGTCGATTGCGCTGATGCTGGCAATCGTTCCTTGGCGGCAGTCCGGTACCGGCGAAAGTCCGTTCCTGGTGGCGATGAACGTCATCCACCTGCCTGCCGCCGCCGGTATCTTCAACTTTATCGTTCTGGTGGCCGCGCTGTCGGCGATGAACAGCCAACTGTATATCACCACCCGCATGATGTTCTCGCTGTCACGCGCTGGGCAAGCTCCGGCTGCGCTGGGCCGGGTCAGTAAACGCGGTATCCCGGTAAGCGCGCTGGCGATGTCCTGCATCGGCATCGTGGTGTCGATCGTGTTGAGTCTGGTCTACCCGCAAAAATCTTTTGCCGCCATGATGTCTATTTCGGTGTACGGTGCCTGCTTTACCTGGCTGATGATTTTTGTCACGCACCTGTTTTTCCGCCGTCAGCACCGGCAAACCCACCTTAAATTTCGCATGTGGGGCTTTCCTTACACCACGCTGGCCGGTGCCGGTTTGATGGCCGCGTTGCTGATCTCGACGGCGTTCACCGAATTTTTCAGGATGACGCTGTGGTTTGGCATTCCGTTTACCCTGCTGTTGGTGGCTATCTACTTCTTCTACAGCCGTCATCAGCCCGTACCCGCGGTAATGGAAACACCGAGCGTGGAGTAA
- a CDS encoding DMT family transporter, translating into MPVARHSAQGWINGFLGMLIFSGSLPATRVAVQEFDPMFLTAMRAVLAALLALSALTLMRQRWPQRRDLAPLALTALGVVIGFPLLTALALQHTTSAHALVYIGLLPLATACFGVLRGGERPKAAFWLFSVLGSLLVGAFALSQGATGSWLGDLLMVAAVLLCGLGYAEGAVLTRKLGGWQVISWALVVALPLTAAAAVVTAPPAWPQVSVGAWCSLGYISLFSMWIGFIFWYRGLAQGGIAAVGQLQLLQPFFGLALAGLVLHESIQPSMIAVMVGVLVCVYGAKRFSR; encoded by the coding sequence ATGCCGGTGGCCAGGCATTCGGCGCAGGGATGGATCAACGGCTTTCTGGGCATGTTGATTTTCAGCGGTTCTTTGCCTGCCACTCGCGTGGCGGTGCAAGAGTTTGATCCCATGTTTCTCACCGCGATGCGCGCGGTGCTAGCGGCCTTGCTGGCTCTGAGTGCATTGACGCTGATGCGCCAGCGTTGGCCGCAGCGCCGCGACCTGGCGCCGTTGGCACTCACCGCGCTCGGGGTGGTGATCGGTTTTCCTTTGCTCACGGCGCTAGCCTTGCAGCACACCACCTCGGCGCATGCGCTGGTGTATATCGGGCTGTTGCCGCTGGCTACCGCCTGCTTCGGTGTACTGCGGGGCGGTGAGCGGCCCAAAGCCGCTTTCTGGCTGTTTTCGGTGTTGGGGAGCCTGCTGGTTGGCGCTTTTGCGTTAAGCCAGGGGGCGACTGGCTCCTGGCTTGGCGATCTGCTGATGGTGGCCGCAGTGCTGCTTTGTGGCCTGGGCTATGCGGAAGGCGCCGTGCTGACGCGCAAGCTTGGCGGCTGGCAGGTGATCTCCTGGGCGCTGGTGGTGGCTTTGCCGTTGACGGCAGCGGCGGCCGTGGTGACGGCCCCGCCAGCCTGGCCACAGGTCAGCGTCGGCGCCTGGTGTTCTCTGGGCTACATTTCGCTGTTCAGCATGTGGATTGGCTTTATCTTTTGGTATCGCGGTTTGGCGCAGGGGGGCATCGCCGCCGTGGGACAGCTGCAATTGCTGCAGCCGTTTTTTGGTCTGGCGCTGGCCGGGCTGGTGCTGCATGAAAGCATTCAACCTTCAATGATTGCGGTAATGGTCGGCGTATTGGTGTGCGTGTACGGCGCCAAGCGTTTTTCGCGGTAA
- the pdxR gene encoding MocR-like pyridoxine biosynthesis transcription factor PdxR → MPRTAKTVEVPAIGELDRHAGQLSLQLAQALRAAIGKGELKPGDLLPSTRVLAGALQLARGTVLAAFEQLTAEGFLEAQPGSGTRVALSLTRPAPAPVKHPDAGDMPLSDQALALEHFAAQLRPLPPVPFTVSVPINDTAPDDVWRRLGNRIRARGPGAPAGYGEPQGALPLREAICEYVRKSRSVHCTPEQVIITSGTQQGLYLATQILLDACETAWVEDPAYHGITAIFNTVFRDRKMARVPVDSEGIAVAAGRKIAPQARAAFVTPSHQYPLCMPMSMSRRLELLAWAKAQQAWIVEDDYDSEMRYSGHPFPSLQGLDPARVIYLGTFSKVLFPSLRLGYAIVPQPLVNAFCGARVLMDRHPPSADQYVLASFMAQGHLDRHIRKMRGVYAEKRRVLTDAINAQVSAELATLHHSDQGMHMLLWLKADLDDRQVARKAAEAGIAVGALSPMYSPGSGKNGLILGLGGYTEQQIHQAAQKLNRVLAALATG, encoded by the coding sequence ATGCCCAGAACGGCCAAAACGGTTGAAGTCCCCGCTATCGGCGAGCTTGATCGCCATGCGGGGCAGCTTAGCCTGCAACTTGCCCAGGCGCTGCGCGCTGCCATAGGCAAAGGCGAACTTAAACCGGGCGATCTGCTGCCCTCAACCCGCGTACTGGCGGGCGCATTACAGCTTGCCAGAGGAACGGTGCTGGCCGCCTTCGAGCAACTGACGGCGGAAGGATTTCTCGAAGCGCAGCCCGGTTCGGGCACTCGGGTGGCGTTGTCGCTCACCCGCCCGGCCCCCGCGCCGGTCAAACACCCGGACGCCGGCGACATGCCGCTTTCCGATCAGGCGCTGGCCCTGGAGCACTTTGCCGCCCAGTTGCGCCCTCTGCCACCGGTCCCCTTCACCGTCTCGGTACCGATCAACGATACCGCGCCCGACGACGTTTGGCGCAGGCTCGGCAACCGTATCCGCGCCAGAGGCCCCGGCGCCCCCGCCGGTTATGGCGAACCGCAGGGCGCATTGCCGCTGCGTGAGGCGATATGCGAATACGTTCGCAAGTCCCGTTCGGTGCACTGCACGCCGGAACAGGTGATCATCACCTCCGGCACACAGCAGGGGCTCTATCTCGCCACGCAGATTCTGCTGGATGCCTGTGAGACCGCCTGGGTTGAAGATCCCGCTTATCACGGCATTACCGCCATTTTTAATACCGTCTTCAGAGACCGGAAAATGGCCAGAGTGCCGGTGGACAGCGAAGGCATAGCGGTCGCGGCAGGCAGGAAAATCGCGCCGCAGGCCAGAGCCGCCTTTGTCACTCCCTCTCATCAGTACCCCTTGTGTATGCCCATGAGCATGTCGCGCCGGCTTGAGCTGCTGGCATGGGCCAAAGCGCAGCAGGCCTGGATCGTCGAAGACGATTACGACAGTGAAATGCGTTATTCCGGCCACCCGTTTCCTTCGTTGCAGGGGTTGGATCCGGCCAGGGTTATCTACCTGGGAACCTTCAGCAAGGTGCTGTTCCCTTCGCTGCGTCTGGGCTACGCCATCGTTCCTCAGCCCCTGGTGAATGCCTTCTGCGGTGCGCGAGTGCTGATGGATCGCCACCCCCCCAGCGCCGATCAATACGTTCTGGCCAGTTTTATGGCGCAGGGACATCTGGATCGCCACATTCGTAAAATGCGCGGCGTGTATGCGGAAAAAAGGCGAGTGCTGACCGACGCCATCAACGCGCAGGTTTCTGCCGAGCTGGCCACTCTGCACCACAGCGATCAGGGCATGCATATGCTGCTGTGGTTAAAAGCGGATTTGGACGATCGGCAGGTTGCCCGCAAAGCCGCCGAGGCCGGGATAGCCGTCGGTGCACTTTCGCCGATGTATAGCCCCGGCAGCGGGAAAAACGGATTGATACTCGGGCTGGGGGGCTACACGGAACAGCAGATCCACCAGGCGGCCCAAAAGCTGAACCGGGTGCTGGCGGCCTTGGCTACGGGGTAA
- a CDS encoding amino acid aminotransferase, whose product MFNHIGRSAADPIMSLMEAYLQDGNSQKVNLGIGLYYDRQGRIPLMQAVEAAEQRLLERRSPHGYPPIEGSALFAQQVQALLFGEAAIASIATVQTVGGSGALKLAADFIHHFLSRRDIWVSDPTWANHWAIFEGAGLKVHTYPYFDEANGGLRFDAMLDTLGSLPEGSVVLLHPCCHNPTGTDLSQAQWRATLEVLQRRRLLPLFDIAYQGFGEGLDEDCFALREALKTDLEFMVANSFSKNVALYGQRLGGLSVRCAGPESAENVKGALKTLIRRSYSCPPTHGSQIVETLLTDPELRQQWESELADMRQRIQQMRQILSAGLEQGGSQLDYRRIRDQKGMFSYTGLNPQQLERLRQHYAIYLVAPGRMCLPGLNQNNVDYVTAAILDVTRTA is encoded by the coding sequence ATGTTTAATCACATTGGCCGTTCGGCGGCCGATCCTATTATGTCGTTGATGGAAGCTTATTTACAGGATGGAAATAGCCAGAAAGTGAATCTGGGCATTGGCCTTTATTACGATCGGCAGGGCAGGATCCCGCTGATGCAGGCGGTGGAGGCGGCGGAGCAGCGCCTGCTTGAGCGGCGCAGCCCGCACGGCTATCCGCCAATCGAAGGTTCAGCGCTGTTTGCCCAACAGGTGCAGGCATTGTTGTTTGGCGAGGCGGCAATAGCGTCGATAGCTACGGTACAAACCGTCGGCGGCTCCGGTGCACTGAAGCTGGCGGCGGATTTTATTCATCACTTTCTGTCGCGCCGTGACATCTGGGTCTCTGATCCCACCTGGGCCAATCACTGGGCCATCTTTGAGGGGGCCGGGCTGAAGGTGCACACCTATCCGTACTTCGATGAGGCCAACGGCGGGCTGCGCTTTGACGCGATGCTGGATACGTTAGGCAGTCTGCCGGAAGGCAGCGTGGTGCTGCTGCACCCCTGCTGCCATAACCCGACCGGCACCGATCTCAGCCAGGCACAGTGGCGTGCCACCCTCGAAGTGCTGCAGCGCCGCCGCCTGTTGCCGTTGTTCGATATTGCCTACCAAGGGTTTGGCGAGGGGTTGGATGAAGACTGCTTTGCCCTGCGTGAGGCGCTGAAAACGGATCTGGAATTTATGGTCGCCAACTCATTTTCGAAAAATGTCGCCCTCTATGGTCAACGGCTGGGTGGGCTTTCGGTTCGTTGCGCCGGCCCAGAGAGTGCGGAGAACGTCAAAGGCGCATTAAAAACGCTGATCCGCCGCAGTTACTCCTGCCCGCCGACCCATGGCAGCCAGATTGTGGAAACCCTGCTGACGGACCCCGAATTGCGTCAACAGTGGGAGAGCGAACTGGCGGACATGCGTCAACGCATTCAACAGATGCGCCAAATTCTTTCCGCCGGCTTGGAGCAGGGGGGATCGCAACTGGACTACCGTCGCATCCGTGACCAAAAAGGGATGTTCAGCTACACCGGCCTGAACCCCCAGCAGCTTGAACGACTGCGGCAACATTACGCCATCTATCTGGTGGCGCCTGGCCGCATGTGCCTGCCGGGCCTGAACCAAAACAATGTCGACTACGTTACTGCCGCCATTCTGGACGTCACCCGCACTGCATGA
- the paaX gene encoding phenylacetic acid degradation operon negative regulatory protein PaaX: protein MEHKLDEFIRHAIEAQPISGTSLIISLYGDALSHRGGEVWLGSLSALLEALGFGDRFVRTSVFRLQKEGWLEVEKIGRRSFYRVTDQGMRQFRHAESKIYLSEPPAWDGKWDLLLLESAEKEERARLKKELGWLGFGQIASNLMAAPTHAQTDVTALLGELNASEQVIYFRADYPYNRSEKTLQQLVANCWALADVAADYHEFIVSFRPLMALLREADEALLTPQRCFQIKLLLIHFFRRVVLKDPLLPDALLPAQWEGQIARNLCINIYQRVDRAATEYVSAMAETTIGALPAPAAGYYRRFGGLPRDPTV from the coding sequence ATGGAACATAAACTGGATGAGTTTATCCGCCATGCTATAGAGGCTCAGCCGATCAGCGGCACCTCGCTGATTATCTCCCTCTACGGCGATGCGCTGAGCCACCGGGGCGGCGAAGTCTGGCTTGGCAGCCTGAGCGCGCTGCTGGAGGCCCTGGGTTTTGGTGACCGCTTCGTGCGCACCTCGGTATTTCGCCTGCAGAAAGAGGGCTGGCTGGAGGTTGAAAAAATCGGCCGTCGCAGCTTCTATCGGGTGACCGATCAGGGTATGCGTCAGTTCCGCCATGCCGAGTCGAAAATCTATCTCAGCGAACCGCCCGCCTGGGACGGGAAATGGGATTTGCTGTTGCTGGAAAGCGCGGAAAAGGAGGAGCGGGCACGGTTGAAAAAAGAGCTGGGTTGGCTGGGCTTCGGCCAAATAGCCAGCAATCTGATGGCGGCCCCCACCCACGCGCAAACCGACGTCACCGCCCTGCTCGGCGAACTTAACGCCAGCGAACAGGTGATCTACTTCCGCGCCGACTATCCCTATAACCGCTCGGAGAAAACCCTGCAACAGCTGGTGGCCAACTGCTGGGCGCTGGCTGACGTCGCTGCCGATTATCACGAATTTATCGTCTCTTTCCGCCCGCTGATGGCGCTGCTGCGCGAAGCCGATGAAGCGCTGCTGACGCCCCAGCGCTGTTTCCAGATTAAGCTATTATTGATCCACTTCTTCCGGCGCGTGGTGCTCAAAGATCCTCTGCTGCCGGACGCCCTGCTGCCGGCGCAGTGGGAAGGACAGATTGCCCGTAACCTGTGCATCAATATTTATCAGCGGGTAGACCGCGCAGCGACCGAGTATGTCAGCGCCATGGCCGAGACCACTATCGGTGCTCTGCCTGCCCCGGCAGCTGGCTATTATCGACGTTTCGGCGGCCTGCCGCGCGACCCTACAGTATAA
- the paaY gene encoding phenylacetic acid degradation protein PaaY — MPVYQIDGLTPVIDPSSYVHPTAVLIGDVIVGKRVYIGPNASLRGDFGRLVISDGANIQDNCVMHGFPQQDTVVEQDGHIGHGAILHGCRIRRNAMVGMNAVIMDGAEIGENTIVGAMAFVKAAAVIEANKLVVGSPARVLRDLTEQELAWKVAGTREYHDLVERCKSSLQEVAPLTAIEPGRQRLSFGDHLIPKSQL; from the coding sequence ATGCCCGTGTATCAGATTGACGGCCTGACGCCAGTGATCGATCCCAGCAGTTACGTACACCCTACCGCCGTACTGATTGGCGATGTGATCGTCGGCAAACGGGTTTATATCGGCCCCAACGCCAGCCTGCGCGGCGACTTTGGCCGGCTGGTGATTAGCGATGGCGCCAATATTCAGGACAACTGCGTGATGCACGGTTTTCCGCAGCAGGACACCGTGGTGGAGCAGGACGGGCACATCGGCCACGGCGCCATCTTGCACGGTTGCCGCATCCGCCGTAACGCCATGGTCGGCATGAATGCGGTGATCATGGACGGTGCAGAGATCGGCGAAAACACCATCGTCGGTGCCATGGCATTCGTCAAGGCCGCCGCGGTGATCGAGGCCAATAAGCTGGTGGTCGGCAGCCCGGCGCGGGTATTGCGTGACCTGACCGAACAGGAGTTGGCGTGGAAAGTCGCCGGTACGCGCGAATACCACGATCTGGTTGAACGCTGTAAATCCTCGCTGCAGGAGGTTGCGCCACTGACCGCCATTGAACCGGGCCGTCAACGCCTGAGCTTTGGCGACCACCTGATCCCGAAAAGCCAGCTTTAA